In candidate division Zixibacteria bacterium HGW-Zixibacteria-1, a single genomic region encodes these proteins:
- a CDS encoding serine protease has translation MGIRAGYNKSRSREPYQCKIGLGSKGQKVSKEEPVLQNIRNFTVQIRRIEDDRIVGTGIAVSEKGKIITCEHVVEAVLGVKPCDADGKEIGIYFPQIPESRRARVSTLLTEFEDDIVELELCDGLMPLGSEKIAKLGGAENSEGHKFRSYGYSPTGEHPSTWAHGIILGSVETTHIKKLQVDPVQLSSRQIDRGMSGAAVLDDELNAVVGIISARYFPKSAVKDDIGYAVDNYVLTFNPFNYTLENKVAKLPAPEPKTDQEKVRTAGKPKEAVILNNAPTSLDEWVGRAELLGQITEDCLSQKIHMTGLIGFGGEGKSSLARRWLDNMLEGMPDCPKPDGVFWWGFYDRPGVDEFFEAALEYISGGTIKASELPSSTAKAHFIAAMLSRSKYIFVLDGLEVLQEQDGDKYGLLRSRDLRDFLHFFAGPGHDSFCLVTSRAPLFDLIEYNTYSNRDVMRMSESDGRDLLRRYGVKNGTEAELDKIVREWDGHALTLSLIGTYLAEKYDGDIHKADKIEPPTADEPRYERVHRVLRRYDEHLTEAERAFMIIFSVFRTPVKEEAFPKVFRTATGKTAINAPITRLNNTEFGAMLELLKKYRILRYDARERHYTTHPLIRRHYSAILVKGGIEENKEAIEIHRQIKDYYLATAGDAPRYPTLEDLKPFIEVVHHLCKAGAYDEAFNIVWNQLFRNVEFVISRKLSAWDTVWDLMLEFFADRDTTGEPLVSEPSGKGWILNESGLCLMCLGRLAEAVSFYDRGNKIDVDILKAWRFGSTDFQNLSELHCHLGSLKEAEKAAKQALEYARRAEDEGEKRVSLTSLGWVAHLNGDIKKAGELFKKAEKLEKEIDPASQYLYSLRGIQHAEYLLKTGDI, from the coding sequence TTGGGAATTCGGGCCGGTTATAACAAAAGCCGGAGTCGAGAGCCATATCAATGTAAAATTGGTCTGGGATCGAAAGGACAAAAAGTGAGCAAAGAAGAGCCGGTTCTTCAGAATATTCGTAACTTCACTGTCCAGATAAGGCGAATCGAAGACGACCGAATCGTGGGTACCGGTATCGCCGTATCGGAAAAAGGTAAAATTATTACCTGTGAGCATGTTGTTGAAGCTGTATTGGGCGTAAAACCATGCGATGCCGACGGTAAAGAAATCGGGATATATTTTCCACAAATCCCGGAATCTCGTCGGGCCAGAGTGAGTACCCTTTTAACCGAATTCGAGGATGATATTGTCGAATTGGAACTGTGCGACGGCCTCATGCCGCTGGGTTCGGAAAAAATCGCAAAACTTGGAGGTGCCGAAAATTCCGAGGGGCATAAATTTCGCAGTTACGGCTATAGCCCTACCGGGGAGCACCCGTCCACATGGGCCCACGGCATAATACTGGGTTCTGTGGAGACCACTCATATTAAAAAATTGCAGGTTGACCCGGTTCAATTAAGCTCAAGGCAGATTGATCGCGGTATGAGCGGCGCCGCGGTCCTGGATGATGAACTAAATGCGGTCGTTGGTATTATTTCGGCACGCTATTTTCCAAAGAGCGCGGTCAAGGATGATATTGGTTATGCGGTTGATAATTATGTGCTCACATTCAATCCATTCAATTATACACTCGAGAATAAAGTAGCAAAACTCCCGGCCCCGGAGCCGAAGACCGATCAGGAAAAAGTGAGGACAGCCGGGAAACCGAAAGAGGCCGTCATTCTCAACAACGCGCCGACTTCGCTGGATGAATGGGTCGGGCGGGCGGAGTTGCTCGGGCAGATTACCGAAGATTGTCTGAGTCAGAAAATACATATGACCGGGCTGATCGGGTTCGGCGGTGAGGGCAAAAGCAGTCTGGCGCGAAGGTGGCTGGACAACATGCTCGAAGGTATGCCCGACTGCCCCAAACCGGATGGTGTTTTCTGGTGGGGATTTTATGACCGGCCCGGAGTGGATGAGTTTTTCGAGGCGGCGCTTGAGTATATCAGTGGCGGGACTATAAAAGCTTCAGAACTGCCTTCTTCGACGGCCAAAGCGCACTTCATTGCCGCCATGCTGTCCAGAAGCAAATATATTTTTGTACTGGACGGGCTGGAAGTGCTTCAGGAGCAGGACGGGGACAAATACGGCCTTCTGCGCAGCCGTGACTTGAGAGATTTTCTGCACTTTTTCGCCGGACCGGGGCATGATTCATTTTGCCTTGTCACCAGCCGGGCGCCGTTATTCGATCTGATTGAATATAACACTTATTCCAATCGTGATGTCATGCGGATGAGTGAAAGCGACGGCCGGGATTTGCTGCGCAGATATGGTGTAAAAAACGGCACGGAGGCCGAACTCGATAAGATTGTCCGCGAGTGGGACGGCCACGCTCTTACCTTGAGCCTTATCGGAACATATTTGGCGGAAAAATATGACGGCGATATTCACAAAGCCGATAAAATTGAACCGCCGACAGCGGATGAACCGCGTTATGAGCGGGTGCATCGGGTTCTGCGCCGCTATGACGAGCATCTGACCGAGGCCGAACGCGCCTTTATGATTATATTCAGCGTCTTCCGCACCCCGGTCAAAGAGGAAGCTTTCCCCAAAGTATTTCGAACCGCAACCGGCAAGACCGCCATAAATGCGCCTATAACAAGACTGAATAATACAGAATTCGGGGCAATGCTTGAGCTCCTTAAAAAATATCGTATTCTCCGCTATGACGCCCGCGAAAGACATTACACCACTCATCCTCTTATTCGCAGACATTACAGTGCTATATTGGTAAAGGGAGGAATAGAAGAAAACAAAGAAGCAATAGAGATTCACAGGCAAATCAAGGATTATTATCTTGCCACTGCCGGTGACGCGCCGCGCTATCCTACTCTTGAAGACCTGAAACCATTTATCGAAGTCGTCCACCATCTCTGCAAAGCGGGAGCCTATGATGAGGCATTTAATATTGTCTGGAATCAACTTTTTAGGAATGTTGAATTTGTCATTTCCCGGAAGCTTTCCGCATGGGATACGGTATGGGATTTGATGCTGGAATTTTTTGCGGATCGTGACACCACCGGTGAACCGCTGGTCAGCGAACCTTCCGGCAAAGGCTGGATATTAAACGAGTCTGGCCTATGCCTGATGTGTCTCGGGCGGCTGGCCGAAGCGGTTTCTTTTTATGATAGAGGAAATAAAATTGATGTGGATATACTGAAGGCTTGGCGGTTTGGCAGTACCGATTTTCAAAACTTATCTGAACTACATTGCCATCTTGGCTCTCTGAAAGAAGCCGAAAAAGCGGCGAAGCAGGCGCTTGAATATGCCCGCCGCGCCGAGGATGAAGGGGAAAAGCGCGTTTCGCTGACCTCTTTGGGATGGGTCGCCCATCTAAATGGCGATATAAAAAAAGCCGGGGAATTGTTTAAAAAGGCTGAGAAACTCGAAAAAGAAATCGATCCAGCTAGTCAATATCTATACAGCCTTCGTGGTATCCAGCATGCCGAATATCTCCTCAAAACCGGCGATATTTAA
- a CDS encoding molybdenum-binding protein yields the protein MKYGARNQLVGKVTEIKRGMVMSQVKFTIPEGARMSSVITVESLDDLGIKEGDTVRVIIKAISVLLVKE from the coding sequence ATGAAATATGGAGCCCGTAACCAGTTGGTCGGCAAGGTCACCGAGATCAAAAGAGGCATGGTGATGAGCCAGGTTAAATTCACCATCCCTGAAGGGGCGCGGATGAGTTCCGTGATAACCGTCGAGTCGCTCGACGATCTGGGCATCAAGGAAGGCGACACGGTCAGGGTTATTATCAAAGCCATTAGTGTGCTTCTGGTTAAAGAGTAA
- a CDS encoding cytochrome C: protein MRKMLMALLGVIFIAASSPATTCVDCHKEVTPNIVKDWQFSKHSENEIGCSTCHGEGHQTAADFAKADIPTPTVCADCHDTQVAQFSKGKHAAAWASMKAMPTTHMLPYALSDGMKGCGGCHKLGLKTEDEIKVLKEQGHGFGTASCDACHTRHTFSVKEAQQPQACQTCHMGFDHPQWEMYSSSKHGVRYLLKQNGTLHEETVAPTCQTCHMVDGNHEVRTPWGFLAVRLPLPEDPEWKADQITILQALGVLDMDGNPTERLDVVKAADVARLDQESFDRERNKIIDVCSKCHSKNFAVGEIKKGDDMIKAADHLLAEGIRIIAGLYQDGTLAKPESYAYPFPDLLTFHDAPTIIEQTLFEMHLKHRMRAFQGVFHANPDYALWYGWSEMVRDLQEIKELAADLRFKHGK, encoded by the coding sequence ATGCGTAAAATGCTAATGGCTCTGCTGGGGGTGATTTTTATCGCGGCCTCATCGCCCGCCACGACCTGTGTCGACTGCCATAAGGAGGTCACTCCGAACATCGTCAAGGACTGGCAGTTCAGCAAACACAGCGAAAATGAAATCGGCTGTTCGACCTGTCACGGCGAGGGGCATCAAACCGCCGCCGATTTCGCCAAAGCCGATATTCCGACACCGACCGTCTGCGCCGACTGCCATGACACCCAGGTGGCACAGTTCAGCAAGGGCAAGCATGCCGCGGCCTGGGCATCGATGAAAGCGATGCCGACCACGCACATGCTTCCCTATGCCCTCAGCGATGGGATGAAGGGTTGCGGCGGATGTCACAAGCTGGGCCTGAAGACGGAAGATGAAATCAAGGTACTGAAAGAACAGGGGCATGGCTTTGGGACCGCTTCGTGCGATGCCTGCCATACGCGGCACACTTTCTCGGTCAAGGAAGCCCAGCAGCCGCAGGCCTGCCAGACCTGCCACATGGGTTTCGATCATCCGCAGTGGGAGATGTACTCATCATCAAAGCATGGTGTCAGGTATCTTCTCAAGCAGAACGGCACGTTGCATGAAGAAACAGTTGCGCCCACATGCCAGACCTGCCACATGGTTGACGGCAATCACGAAGTGAGGACACCGTGGGGATTTCTGGCGGTGCGGCTGCCGCTTCCCGAGGATCCGGAATGGAAAGCCGACCAGATTACGATTCTTCAGGCGCTTGGTGTTCTCGACATGGACGGCAACCCGACCGAGCGGCTGGATGTGGTGAAGGCGGCCGATGTGGCCCGGCTCGACCAGGAATCATTCGATCGCGAACGCAATAAAATTATCGACGTCTGTTCGAAGTGTCATTCGAAGAATTTTGCCGTCGGCGAAATCAAAAAGGGTGACGACATGATCAAAGCGGCGGATCATCTGCTGGCCGAAGGCATCCGCATCATTGCGGGGTTGTATCAGGACGGCACCCTGGCCAAACCGGAGAGTTATGCCTATCCGTTCCCGGACCTGCTCACGTTCCATGACGCCCCGACCATCATCGAGCAGACCCTGTTCGAGATGCATCTCAAGCACCGTATGCGTGCTTTCCAGGGCGTGTTCCATGCCAACCCGGATTATGCTCTGTGGTACGGATGGAGCGAGATGGTGCGGGATTTACAGGAAATCAAGGAACTGGCCGCCGATTTGCGTTTCAAGCACGGGAAGTGA